One stretch of Arachis duranensis cultivar V14167 chromosome 1, aradu.V14167.gnm2.J7QH, whole genome shotgun sequence DNA includes these proteins:
- the LOC127745742 gene encoding protein MEI2-like 5 isoform X1 produces the protein METQYRDSLSSHGVAGSFKTSSLNVPKKVESNAWGIPHKSNVLHASNDVSLFSSSLPVLPHEKLNLTDSERYGQPIDDHLLTIDKVDKENEENDPFEDFEANVVGNILPDEEELLAGIMDDFDLSRLPSQVEDLDDNDLFGSGGGFEMDFEPQESLNVGMSKLSVSDGVASNGFGHYSIPNGMGTVAGEHPYGEHPSRTLFVRNINSNVEDSELRTLFEQYGDIRTLYTACKHRGFVMISYYDIRDARTAMRALQNKPLRRRKLDIHFSIPKDNPSEKDINQGTLVAFNLDPSVSNEDLRLIFGAYGEVKEIRETPHKRHHKFIEFYDVRAAEAALKALNRRDIAGKRIKLEPSRPGGARRNLMQQLSQELEQDEARTFRHQVGSPVANSPPGNWAHFGSPVEHNQLGSFSKSPGLGHASPVNTNHFSGLAAILSPHASNKIAPIGKDPGRAANQIFVNSGSMQGTAFQHSMSFPEQKVNASPRPISSFGESSSSSSSIGTLSGPQFLWGSPTLYTEHSTTSGWSSSSLGHPFTSSGQRQGFPYSSHRSSFLGSQPHHHIGSAPSGLHFDRHFNYFPESPDASLMSPVGFGNLNLSDRSFMMNRSSHASLGGSAGLSGNTAENGSPNFGVLSLPRHGSLLLGSSSYSGPGATNTEGLSRSRRPENSGNPIDSKKLYQLDLDKILSGEDTRTTLMIKNIPNKYTSKMLLAAIDENHRGAYDFLYLPIDFKNKCNVGYAFINMVSPSHIIPFYEAFNGKKWEKFNSEKVASLAYARIQGKAALVTHFQNSSLMNEDKRCRPILFHSEGQETNDQENFLSSNLNICIRQPDGSYSGDLLESPKGDWDEKIEKD, from the exons ATGGAGACACAATACAGGGATTCTTTGTCCTCCCATGGTGTTGCAG GCTCATTTAAGACTTCTTCACTTAATGTTCCGAAAAAGGTGGAAAGCAATGCTTGGGGAATACCGCACAAGAGTAATGTACTTCATGCTTCTAATGATGTTAGCTTGTTTTCCAGCTCACTACCTGTTCTTCCACATGAGAAGT TAAATTTGACTGATTCTGAACGTTATGGCCAACCTATTGATGATCACTTGCTAACGATAGATAAAGTGGACAAAGAGAAtgaggaaaatgatccttttgaAGATTTTGAAGCCAATGTAGTTGGAAACATACTTCCTGATGAAGAGGAGCTTTTAGCTGGGATAATGGACGATTTCGACCTTAGTAGGTTGCCAAGCCAAGTGGAGGATCTGGATGACAATGATTTGTTTGGCAGTGGAGGGGGGTTCGAAATGGACTTTGAACCCCAAGAGAGTCTTAATGTTGGCATGTCAAAGCTAAGCGTTTCAGATGGAGTTGCTTCAAATGGTTTTGGTCATTATTCAATCCCAAATGGTATGGGAACGGTGGCTGGTGAGCATCCTTATGGAGAGCATCCATCAAGGACATTATTTGTTCGAAACATCAATAGTAATGTTGAGGACTCTGAATTACGGACCTTATTTGAG CAATATGGGGATATCAGAACTTTGTACACTGCATGCAAGCATAGAGGCTTTGTGATGATATCTTACTATGACATTCGAGATGCTCGCACTGCAATGCGTGCCTTACAAAACAAGCCCTtgagacgaagaaaacttgatattcatttttcaattccCAAG GATAACCCCTCAGAGAAAGATATTAATCAAGGAACCCTTGTAGCATTCAATTTGGATCCTTCAGTGTCAAATGAGGACCTTCGATTAATCTTTGGTGCTTATGGAGAGGTCAAGGAG ATTAGGGAAACACCGCATAAGAGGCACCATaaatttattgagttttatGATGTTAGAGCGGCAGAAGCAGCTCTTAAAGCATTAAATCGAAGGGATATTGCTGGGAAACGCATAAAACTTGAACCCAGTCGCCCTGGCGGAGCACGTAGAAA CTTGATGCAACAACTGAGTCAAGAGTTGGAGCAAGATGAAGCTCGAACTTTTAGACATCAAGTAGGTTCACCTGTGGCCAATTCTCCTCCCG GTAACTGGGCACATTTTGGTAGTCCAGTTGAGCATAATCAACTAGGTTCATTTAGCAAGTCGCCTGGTTTGGGCCATGCCAGCCCTGTCAATACTAACCATTTTTCTGGATTGGCTGCAATTCTTTCCCCACATGCATCTAACAAGATTGCGCCGATTGGTAAGGACCCTGGAAGGGCTGCAAATCAGATATTTGTGAACTCTGGATCAATGCAAGGAACAGCTTTTCAGCATTCCATGTCTTTCCCTGAGCAAAAAGTGAATGCAAGTCCTAGGCCTATATCTTCCTTTGGCGAATCAAGTTCAAGCTCATCAAGTATTGGAACATTGTCTGGCCCTCAATTTCTTTGGGGGAGCCCAACTCTTTATACTGAGCATTCAACCACATCTGGTTGGTCTTCGTCTTCTTTGGGGCATCCATTTACTTCTAGTGGCCAAAGGCAGGGTTTTCCATATTCAAGTCATCGCAGTTCTTTTCTTGGTTCCCAGCCCCATCATCATATAGGATCTGCTCCATCTGGCCTTCATTTTGATAGGCATTTTAACTACTTCCCAGAATCACCCGATGCTTCTTTAATGAGCCCAGTTGGATTTGGGAATTTAAATCTCAGTGACAGGAGTTTTATGATGAACAGGAGCAGTCATGCATCTTTAGGTGGTTCTGCTGGCCTTTCAGGAAATACTGCTGAAAATGGTTCACCTAATTTCGGGGTGCTGTCACTGCCTAGGCATGGTTCTTTGCTTCTCGGAAGCAGTTCTTATTCTGGACCAGGAGCAACTAACACTGAAGGCTTGTCTCGAAGTAGGCGACCCGAGAATAGTGGAAACCCAATTGATTCAAAGAAGCTGTACCAACTTGATCTTGATAAAATCCTCAGTGGTGAAGATACAAGGACGActttaatgattaaaaatattcctaacaA GTACACATCGAAGATGCTGCTTGCTGCAATTGATGAGAATCACCGGGGTGCTTATGACTTTCTCTACTTGCCAATTGATTTTAAG AACAAGTGTAATGTGGGTTATGCCTTTATCAATATGGTGTCTCCTTCACACATCATTCCATTCTATGAG GCATTTAATGGGAAGAAGTGGGAGAAGTTTAATAGCGAAAAAGTTGCCTCACTGGCGTATGCAAGGATACAAGGAAAGGCTGCACTTGTGACACATTTTCAGAATTCAAGCTTAATGAATGAGGATAAGCGGTGTCGGCCAATTCTCTTTCATTCGGAGGGCCAAGAGACGAATGATCAG GAGAATTTTCTATCCAGCAATTTGAATATATGTATTCGTCAACCAGACGGGTCTTACTCGGGTGATTTATTGGAGAGCCCAAAGGGGGATTGGGAcgagaaaatagaaaaagattaa
- the LOC127745743 gene encoding peroxisomal and mitochondrial division factor 1-like — MMEAEPEIAAVAKVARAMTLRRHHSMSDLTLESVPEVAEIIEDEVQDEAESEAIAELRKLLEERKTLAEVLERERKALKQENARSEMKARELERKLIVTEINEIKERSKRFRVEQSLMEKIHEKLGEIGILTEKIEKLEKALRNCEERARCMEWVAIGLRERVREAERAIGVAGLDGRRGSRCGGEEEELELPPWPVVVKGLGLAGAISAAVAAMIYFWFGRHKSRR; from the coding sequence ATGATGGAGGCGGAGCCGGAGATTGCGGCGGTGGCGAAGGTGGCGAGGGCAATGACGCTTCGCCGCCACCATTCCATGTCGGACTTGACCTTGGAATCGGTGCCGGAGGTGGCGGAGATTATAGAGGACGAGGTTCAGGATGAGGCGGAGTCGGAAGCCATAGCGGAGCTGCGGAAGCTTCTAGAAGAGAGAAAAACTCTGGCTGaggttctagagagagaaaggaaGGCGTTGAAGCAAGAGAACGCGCGGAGTGAGATGAAGGCGAGGGAGCTGGAGCGGAAGCTCATAGTCACAGAGATAAATGAGATCAAAGAGAGAAGCAAGAGATTTAGGGTTGAACAATCGCTGATGGAGAAAATCCATGAGAAATTGGGGGAAATTGGGATCCTAACGGAGAAGATCGAGAAATTGGAGAAGGCGTTGAGGAATTGCGAGGAGAGAGCAAGGTGCATGGAGTGGGTTGCGATTGGTTTGAGAGAGAGGGTTAGGGAGGCAGAGAGAGCGATAGGAGTGGCAGGGCTTGATGGCCGCAGAGGTTCTCGATGTGGCGGCGAAGAGGAGGAGTTGGAGTTGCCGCCGTGGCCGGTGGTGGTGAAGGGATTAGGGTTAGCAGGAGCTATTAGTGCTGCTGTGGCTGCTATGATCTATTTTTGGTTTGGAAGACACAAATCTAGAAGATGA
- the LOC127747472 gene encoding xyloglucan endotransglucosylase protein 1-like — protein sequence MAPSWGGSYFLFLCMLLGFSTIAYGGNFSTDFDLLFGDDRVKISDGGQSMSLAMDKYSGSGVATKDQFLFGRFDMKIKLVGGNSAGTVTAFYLSSTGDHHDEVDLEFLGNLTGDPYMLSTNVFANGVGGREVQYYLWFDPTADYHTYSIDWSPTRIILWVDDTPIRVINNKEIIGVPFPTKQPMRLYTTLWNGDAWATRWGQVKIDLSQAPFIARFKNYNGTACVPKKGIADCKGFGASMKRGLDNENKKKLKQVNSKWVVYHYCRDLRRYAHGLPFECRRDNMAHSDNNQ from the exons atggctCCTTCATGGGGTGGTtcatattttctctttctttgtaTGTTGTTAGGGTTCAGCACAATTGCatatggtgggaatttcagcaCTGATTTTGACCTTCTATTTGGAGATGATAGGGTTAAGATTTCTGATGGTGGACAAAGCATGTCCCTTGCAATGGATAAATATTCTGGTTCTGGGGTTGCTACCAAGGATCAATTCTTGTTTGGAAGATTTGACATGAAGATCAAGCTTGTTGGAGGAAACTCTGCAGGAACTGTTACTGCATTTTAT CTAAGCTCCACAGGAGATCACCATGATGAGGTTGATCTTGAGTTCTTGGGGAACTTAACCGGAGATCCATATATGCTATCAACAAATGTGTTTGCAAATGGTGTTGGGGGTCGTGAGGTTCAATACTATCTTTGGTTTGATCCAACAGCAGATTATCACACCTATTCCATTGATTGGAGCCCTACCCGCATAAT ACTCTGGGTGGACGACACTCCAATCAGAGTGATAAACAACAAAGAAATAATCGGTGTTCCATTCCCAACAAAGCAACCAATGAGGCTGTACACAACACTCTGGAATGGGGATGCATGGGCAACAAGATGGGGCCAAGTGAAGATTGACTTGTCACAAGCACCATTTATAGCAAGGTTCAAGAACTACAATGGCACTGCTTGTGTTCCAAAGAAAGGCATAGCAGATTGCAAGGGTTTTGGTGCTTCAATGAAGAGAGGTCTTGAcaatgaaaacaagaaaaagttgAAGCAAGTTAACTCAAAGTGGGTTGTTTATCACTATTGCCGTGATTTGAGGCGTTATGCTCATGGATTACCCTTTGAATGCCGTAGGGACAACATGGCACACAGTGATAATAATCAATAA
- the LOC127745742 gene encoding protein MEI2-like 5 isoform X2, which produces METQYRDSLSSHGVAGSFKTSSLNVPKKVESNAWGIPHKSNVLHASNDVSLFSSSLPVLPHEKLNLTDSERYGQPIDDHLLTIDKVDKENEENDPFEDFEANVVGNILPDEEELLAGIMDDFDLSRLPSQVEDLDDNDLFGSGGGFEMDFEPQESLNVGMSKLSVSDGVASNGFGHYSIPNGMGTVAGEHPYGEHPSRTLFVRNINSNVEDSELRTLFEQYGDIRTLYTACKHRGFVMISYYDIRDARTAMRALQNKPLRRRKLDIHFSIPKDNPSEKDINQGTLVAFNLDPSVSNEDLRLIFGAYGEVKEIRETPHKRHHKFIEFYDVRAAEAALKALNRRDIAGKRIKLEPSRPGGARRNLMQQLSQELEQDEARTFRHQVGSPVANSPPGNWAHFGSPVEHNQLGSFSKSPGLGHASPVNTNHFSGLAAILSPHASNKIAPIGKDPGRAANQIFVNSGSMQGTAFQHSMSFPEQKVNASPRPISSFGESSSSSSSIGTLSGPQFLWGSPTLYTEHSTTSGWSSSSLGHPFTSSGQRQGFPYSSHRSSFLGSQPHHHIGSAPSGLHFDRHFNYFPESPDASLMSPVGFGNLNLSDRSFMMNRSSHASLGGSAGLSGNTAENGSPNFGVLSLPRHGSLLLGSSSYSGPGATNTEGLSRSRRPENSGNPIDSKKLYQLDLDKILSGEDTRTTLMIKNIPNKYTSKMLLAAIDENHRGAYDFLYLPIDFKNKCNVGYAFINMVSPSHIIPFYEAFNGKKWEKFNSEKVASLAYARIQGKAALVTHFQNSSLMNEDKRCRPILFHSEGQETNDQENFLSSNLNICIRQPDGSYSGDLLESPKGDWDEKLEKD; this is translated from the exons ATGGAGACACAATACAGGGATTCTTTGTCCTCCCATGGTGTTGCAG GCTCATTTAAGACTTCTTCACTTAATGTTCCGAAAAAGGTGGAAAGCAATGCTTGGGGAATACCGCACAAGAGTAATGTACTTCATGCTTCTAATGATGTTAGCTTGTTTTCCAGCTCACTACCTGTTCTTCCACATGAGAAGT TAAATTTGACTGATTCTGAACGTTATGGCCAACCTATTGATGATCACTTGCTAACGATAGATAAAGTGGACAAAGAGAAtgaggaaaatgatccttttgaAGATTTTGAAGCCAATGTAGTTGGAAACATACTTCCTGATGAAGAGGAGCTTTTAGCTGGGATAATGGACGATTTCGACCTTAGTAGGTTGCCAAGCCAAGTGGAGGATCTGGATGACAATGATTTGTTTGGCAGTGGAGGGGGGTTCGAAATGGACTTTGAACCCCAAGAGAGTCTTAATGTTGGCATGTCAAAGCTAAGCGTTTCAGATGGAGTTGCTTCAAATGGTTTTGGTCATTATTCAATCCCAAATGGTATGGGAACGGTGGCTGGTGAGCATCCTTATGGAGAGCATCCATCAAGGACATTATTTGTTCGAAACATCAATAGTAATGTTGAGGACTCTGAATTACGGACCTTATTTGAG CAATATGGGGATATCAGAACTTTGTACACTGCATGCAAGCATAGAGGCTTTGTGATGATATCTTACTATGACATTCGAGATGCTCGCACTGCAATGCGTGCCTTACAAAACAAGCCCTtgagacgaagaaaacttgatattcatttttcaattccCAAG GATAACCCCTCAGAGAAAGATATTAATCAAGGAACCCTTGTAGCATTCAATTTGGATCCTTCAGTGTCAAATGAGGACCTTCGATTAATCTTTGGTGCTTATGGAGAGGTCAAGGAG ATTAGGGAAACACCGCATAAGAGGCACCATaaatttattgagttttatGATGTTAGAGCGGCAGAAGCAGCTCTTAAAGCATTAAATCGAAGGGATATTGCTGGGAAACGCATAAAACTTGAACCCAGTCGCCCTGGCGGAGCACGTAGAAA CTTGATGCAACAACTGAGTCAAGAGTTGGAGCAAGATGAAGCTCGAACTTTTAGACATCAAGTAGGTTCACCTGTGGCCAATTCTCCTCCCG GTAACTGGGCACATTTTGGTAGTCCAGTTGAGCATAATCAACTAGGTTCATTTAGCAAGTCGCCTGGTTTGGGCCATGCCAGCCCTGTCAATACTAACCATTTTTCTGGATTGGCTGCAATTCTTTCCCCACATGCATCTAACAAGATTGCGCCGATTGGTAAGGACCCTGGAAGGGCTGCAAATCAGATATTTGTGAACTCTGGATCAATGCAAGGAACAGCTTTTCAGCATTCCATGTCTTTCCCTGAGCAAAAAGTGAATGCAAGTCCTAGGCCTATATCTTCCTTTGGCGAATCAAGTTCAAGCTCATCAAGTATTGGAACATTGTCTGGCCCTCAATTTCTTTGGGGGAGCCCAACTCTTTATACTGAGCATTCAACCACATCTGGTTGGTCTTCGTCTTCTTTGGGGCATCCATTTACTTCTAGTGGCCAAAGGCAGGGTTTTCCATATTCAAGTCATCGCAGTTCTTTTCTTGGTTCCCAGCCCCATCATCATATAGGATCTGCTCCATCTGGCCTTCATTTTGATAGGCATTTTAACTACTTCCCAGAATCACCCGATGCTTCTTTAATGAGCCCAGTTGGATTTGGGAATTTAAATCTCAGTGACAGGAGTTTTATGATGAACAGGAGCAGTCATGCATCTTTAGGTGGTTCTGCTGGCCTTTCAGGAAATACTGCTGAAAATGGTTCACCTAATTTCGGGGTGCTGTCACTGCCTAGGCATGGTTCTTTGCTTCTCGGAAGCAGTTCTTATTCTGGACCAGGAGCAACTAACACTGAAGGCTTGTCTCGAAGTAGGCGACCCGAGAATAGTGGAAACCCAATTGATTCAAAGAAGCTGTACCAACTTGATCTTGATAAAATCCTCAGTGGTGAAGATACAAGGACGActttaatgattaaaaatattcctaacaA GTACACATCGAAGATGCTGCTTGCTGCAATTGATGAGAATCACCGGGGTGCTTATGACTTTCTCTACTTGCCAATTGATTTTAAG AACAAGTGTAATGTGGGTTATGCCTTTATCAATATGGTGTCTCCTTCACACATCATTCCATTCTATGAG GCATTTAATGGGAAGAAGTGGGAGAAGTTTAATAGCGAAAAAGTTGCCTCACTGGCGTATGCAAGGATACAAGGAAAGGCTGCACTTGTGACACATTTTCAGAATTCAAGCTTAATGAATGAGGATAAGCGGTGTCGGCCAATTCTCTTTCATTCGGAGGGCCAAGAGACGAATGATCAG
- the LOC107477740 gene encoding mitogen-activated protein kinase 20 isoform X1 produces the protein MQQDHRKKNSTEMDFFSEYGDANRYKIQEVIGKGSYGVVCSAIDTHTGEKVAIKKIHDIFEHISDAARILREIKLLRLLRHPDIVEIKHIMLPPSRKDFKDIYVVFELMESDLHQVIKANDDLTKEHYQFFLYQLLRALKYIHTANVYHRDLKPKNILANANCKLKICDFGLARVAFNDTPTTIFWTDYVATRWYRAPELCGSFYSKYTPAIDIWSIGCIFAEVLTGKPLFPGKNVVHQLDLMTDLLGTPSLDTISRVRNEKARRYLTSMRKKQPVPFAHKFPNADPLALRLLERLLAFDPKDRPTAAEALADPYFKGLAKVEREPSCQPITKMEFEFERRRVTKEEIRELIFREILEYHPQLLKDYMNGTERTNFLYPSAVDQFRKQFAHLEENGKNGPAVPLDRKHVSLPRSTIIHSNIAPTKEQTSIASSKNRQTAEDYNKSSRDTEITVPRPMPGAQRIPLAKPGKVVGPVGPYEYASVVKDSYDPRTLVRGSVVPSQPVPTAFYYHSSSTSNRPATEADKGVPLQATTHGQQCGVNAKIAPDIAINIDKNPFFMTRVGVNKLEQDDQIAIETNLLQSKAQYGGISAAAGATAHRKVGPVQYGMTRMF, from the exons ATGCAGCAAGATCACAGGAAAAAG AATTCAACAGAGATGGATTTTTTCTCCGAATATGGTGATGCCAACCGGTACAAAATTCAAGAAGTCATTGGGAAAGGAAGTTATGGTGTTGTCTGTTCGGCCATTGACACTCATACAGGTGAAAAAGTGGCGATTAAGAAGATTCATGACATCTTCGAGCATATATCTGATGCCGCGCGTATCCTCCGTGAAATAAAGCTTCTTAGGCTTCTACGACATCCTGATATAGTTGAAATCAAACACATCATGCTGCCACCTTCTAGGAAGGACTTCAAAGATATTTATGTTGTTTTTGAGCTTATGGAGTCTGATCTTCATCAAGTCATCAAAGCCAATGATGACTTAACAAAAGAGCACTATCAGTTTTTCCTTTACCAATTACTTCGAGCATTGAAGTATATTCACACCG CAAACGTTTATCATAGAGATTTGAAGCCAAAGAATATACTAGCAAATGCAAACTGTAAACTTAAAATTTGTGATTTCGGGTTAGCTAGAGTTGCCTTCAATGACACACCAACTACCATTTTTTGGACG GATTATGTTGCAACAAGGTGGTATAGAGCTCCGGAGCTTTGTGGATCATTTTATTCTAAG TATACACCAGCAATTGATATATGGAGCATCGGGTGCATCTTTGCCGAAGTGCTCACAGGAAAGCCACTTTTTCCTGGAAAAAATGTTGTCCACCAGTTGGATCTGATGACAGATCTGCTTGGGACACCCTCACTGGATACCATATCACGG GTACGCAATGAGAAGGCACGGAGATACCTTACTAGCATGAGGAAAAAACAGCCTGTGCCATTTGCACATAAGTTTCCTAATGCAGACCCTTTAGCGCTACGACTACTAGAGAGATTGCTGGCTTTTGATCCGAAAGACCGACCTACTGCTGCAGAG GCATTGGCTGATCCTTACTTCAAGGGACTGGCTAAAGTTGAGAGAGAACCGTCCTGCCAGCCAATCACAAAAATGGAGTTCGAATTCGAAAGGCGAAGAGTCACAAAGGAGGAAATTCGTGAGCTGATTTTCCGTGAGATTCTAGAGTATCATCCGCAATTATTGAAAGACTACATGAATGGAACAGAGAGAACTAATTTTCTTTATCCAAG TGCCGTTGATCAATTCCGGAAGCAGTTTGCTCATTTAGAGGAAAATGGTAAAAATGGACCAGCAGTGCCACTTGATAGAAAGCATGTTTCTCTTCCAAG GTCAACAATTATTCATTCAAACATTGCACCCACCAAAGAGCAGACGAGTATTGCTTCCTCGAAAAACCGGCAAACAGCTGAAGACTATAACAAGAGCTCGAGAGATACAGAAATTACAGTGCCACGGCCGATGCCAGGTGCCCAAAGAATTCCACTAG CAAAACCTGGTAAAGTTGTTGGGCCGGTTGGACCATATGAGTATGCGAGTGTTGTCAAGGATTCTTATGATCCAAGAACATTAGTAAGAGGTTCTGTGGTTCCTTCTCAACCTGTTCCCACAGCATTCTATTACCATAGTTCTAGCACCAGTAATCGACCGGCAACAGAAGCCGATAAGGGCGTTCCTTTGCAGGCAACAACACATGGTCAACAATGTGGAGTTAATGCCAAGATAGCGCCCGATATAGCAATCAATATCGACAAGAACCCATTTTTCATGACACGTGTCGGAGTGAACAAGCTAGAACAAGATGATCAAATAGCCATAGAAACAAATTTGCTGCAATCTAAGGCTCAATATGGTGGGATTAGTGCTGCAGCTGGAGCCACTGCTCATAGAAAAGTTGGACCTGTTCAGTATGGTATGACAAGAATGTTCTAA
- the LOC107477740 gene encoding mitogen-activated protein kinase 20 isoform X2 encodes MDFFSEYGDANRYKIQEVIGKGSYGVVCSAIDTHTGEKVAIKKIHDIFEHISDAARILREIKLLRLLRHPDIVEIKHIMLPPSRKDFKDIYVVFELMESDLHQVIKANDDLTKEHYQFFLYQLLRALKYIHTANVYHRDLKPKNILANANCKLKICDFGLARVAFNDTPTTIFWTDYVATRWYRAPELCGSFYSKYTPAIDIWSIGCIFAEVLTGKPLFPGKNVVHQLDLMTDLLGTPSLDTISRVRNEKARRYLTSMRKKQPVPFAHKFPNADPLALRLLERLLAFDPKDRPTAAEALADPYFKGLAKVEREPSCQPITKMEFEFERRRVTKEEIRELIFREILEYHPQLLKDYMNGTERTNFLYPSAVDQFRKQFAHLEENGKNGPAVPLDRKHVSLPRSTIIHSNIAPTKEQTSIASSKNRQTAEDYNKSSRDTEITVPRPMPGAQRIPLAKPGKVVGPVGPYEYASVVKDSYDPRTLVRGSVVPSQPVPTAFYYHSSSTSNRPATEADKGVPLQATTHGQQCGVNAKIAPDIAINIDKNPFFMTRVGVNKLEQDDQIAIETNLLQSKAQYGGISAAAGATAHRKVGPVQYGMTRMF; translated from the exons ATGGATTTTTTCTCCGAATATGGTGATGCCAACCGGTACAAAATTCAAGAAGTCATTGGGAAAGGAAGTTATGGTGTTGTCTGTTCGGCCATTGACACTCATACAGGTGAAAAAGTGGCGATTAAGAAGATTCATGACATCTTCGAGCATATATCTGATGCCGCGCGTATCCTCCGTGAAATAAAGCTTCTTAGGCTTCTACGACATCCTGATATAGTTGAAATCAAACACATCATGCTGCCACCTTCTAGGAAGGACTTCAAAGATATTTATGTTGTTTTTGAGCTTATGGAGTCTGATCTTCATCAAGTCATCAAAGCCAATGATGACTTAACAAAAGAGCACTATCAGTTTTTCCTTTACCAATTACTTCGAGCATTGAAGTATATTCACACCG CAAACGTTTATCATAGAGATTTGAAGCCAAAGAATATACTAGCAAATGCAAACTGTAAACTTAAAATTTGTGATTTCGGGTTAGCTAGAGTTGCCTTCAATGACACACCAACTACCATTTTTTGGACG GATTATGTTGCAACAAGGTGGTATAGAGCTCCGGAGCTTTGTGGATCATTTTATTCTAAG TATACACCAGCAATTGATATATGGAGCATCGGGTGCATCTTTGCCGAAGTGCTCACAGGAAAGCCACTTTTTCCTGGAAAAAATGTTGTCCACCAGTTGGATCTGATGACAGATCTGCTTGGGACACCCTCACTGGATACCATATCACGG GTACGCAATGAGAAGGCACGGAGATACCTTACTAGCATGAGGAAAAAACAGCCTGTGCCATTTGCACATAAGTTTCCTAATGCAGACCCTTTAGCGCTACGACTACTAGAGAGATTGCTGGCTTTTGATCCGAAAGACCGACCTACTGCTGCAGAG GCATTGGCTGATCCTTACTTCAAGGGACTGGCTAAAGTTGAGAGAGAACCGTCCTGCCAGCCAATCACAAAAATGGAGTTCGAATTCGAAAGGCGAAGAGTCACAAAGGAGGAAATTCGTGAGCTGATTTTCCGTGAGATTCTAGAGTATCATCCGCAATTATTGAAAGACTACATGAATGGAACAGAGAGAACTAATTTTCTTTATCCAAG TGCCGTTGATCAATTCCGGAAGCAGTTTGCTCATTTAGAGGAAAATGGTAAAAATGGACCAGCAGTGCCACTTGATAGAAAGCATGTTTCTCTTCCAAG GTCAACAATTATTCATTCAAACATTGCACCCACCAAAGAGCAGACGAGTATTGCTTCCTCGAAAAACCGGCAAACAGCTGAAGACTATAACAAGAGCTCGAGAGATACAGAAATTACAGTGCCACGGCCGATGCCAGGTGCCCAAAGAATTCCACTAG CAAAACCTGGTAAAGTTGTTGGGCCGGTTGGACCATATGAGTATGCGAGTGTTGTCAAGGATTCTTATGATCCAAGAACATTAGTAAGAGGTTCTGTGGTTCCTTCTCAACCTGTTCCCACAGCATTCTATTACCATAGTTCTAGCACCAGTAATCGACCGGCAACAGAAGCCGATAAGGGCGTTCCTTTGCAGGCAACAACACATGGTCAACAATGTGGAGTTAATGCCAAGATAGCGCCCGATATAGCAATCAATATCGACAAGAACCCATTTTTCATGACACGTGTCGGAGTGAACAAGCTAGAACAAGATGATCAAATAGCCATAGAAACAAATTTGCTGCAATCTAAGGCTCAATATGGTGGGATTAGTGCTGCAGCTGGAGCCACTGCTCATAGAAAAGTTGGACCTGTTCAGTATGGTATGACAAGAATGTTCTAA